The window AATagtagaacttttttttttttaattaagtttactGTACTTAATCTATTTAAGTATTCTGAACGTTTGGGTTTACAGTGTGGTTAATAACCATCATTACCAtagtaaactgcattttgttttgaattaattaattaatttatttgattataatgtTTACTTCAGAGTAACCTTATGTTGTGTGATGAACCTTATGTTGTACAAGTTCAATTTTCCAATAATTCAAGCTCAGCAggatgtaaaattaaaatcaaatagatgtaagcaaaatagGATCCGTATTTTTGAAGGGAAATGTGCATTTAAGTATAGCACAGCACATCAGTCTGTAGTTTATCAGCTCATAGTGACACAAAGCACAAATAATACTTACATAGAAAGGTCAGAATGGACTTTATGGAATAAGTGCACATGCAGTAACAAGttaatttttaatgcatctctttgctgtttttaaaacaaaacaaaaggatgtattatattaaaggctgtttaaattcacaaaaatccGAGCTTAAggcaataattattttactaaaatattcaCCAGTATGTAAAGAAATTTACGTAATTATCTTTGCTTCTTGTCCatgtgcaaaaagaaaaaaagaagaaaaaaaaaacggctctatataatatatatagtttgtttcGGCTAAATAAACGGAGGGAAAAAATCCTTGAACCCAACATGTTTGACATCAGTCTTTTTCGTTGTGAAGATGTACAGTTCAtcaatgtttgcatttttgacAGTCAGCAATATGTAAATTCTAGGGGAGGTTCTCTATATTAAACCCTGCACTCATCCTCCCAAATTCAACAACTGAAGAGAAGTGATCATGGAACTagtgcatgtttataaaaatgacaactaCGAGACCTGCAGCAAGTACAATGAGATGGGACTGGAAAGAGATGAAGATATTTATCCAAATCAGGGCCAAAAACTCAGCCAGACTGAAGCAAGAGCTCAAAACAGTAAGACATGTAGTGTGATGTAAAAGTCGTGTTTATTTTGAACGGCACAGTTTTCTGTATATGTTCTCGATCTTTACTGCACTTTAAGGTCCATCTATGTCATACTGAACAGATTTCTTGAAAGCCTATCTATTTCAACAAGAAatttgattaacatttttatttgaattttgatGTTTTCCTGTTTTGCAGCAGGTTTGTCAGTAGGAAATAAGTGTGTTGTGTGGATCACTGTGTGCTTTAGCCTTATGTGCATTTTCCTGGTGGCTGCCATTGTAGTACTGCATAACAAGCTCATGGCAGAGAGGGAAGTACAAGCTACACACATGTTACAGTCCGTTTCAGGAGATCAATCAGAGAAAGACAAGTTAGAAAACAGCTTCAACTTTTTGAGTCAGAAGAAACTGGAGTTGGAGACTAGAGTCAATGATCTGAATGCTGAGAAAGACGTGTTACAGAGGACTTTTGACTCTTTGAATAAGAAAAAACTGGAGTTAGAAAGCAAAGTCACTTCTCTGAGTGaagaactgaagaaagaatcATCTAAACgaggtcagtgtatatatagtgCCTTGAGAAAGTATTCAAGCcccttcatgtttttttttgtttgtttgtttgtttttttttattaatttttatttattaattttttttatgttttatgttcatGGTagactgctttaaattacttttttttccacatcaatctacaatCCGTACACCACAATTACAAAGCACACAACATAATTGTGgcaactttgcaaattcattaaaaataaaacactcaaataggtacattgcataagtattcataccctttacTCAATACTTAGTTGACGCACCTTTACAGAGTTGGAGACCGGAGTCAATGATCTCACTGCTGAGAAAACCAAGTTGGAGACCAGAGTCAATGATCTCACTGCTGAGAAAGGCCAGTTACAGAGCAACTTCAACTCTTTAAGTCAGAAGAAACTGGAGTTGGAGACCAGAGTCAATGATCTCACTACTCAGAAAACCCAGTTACAGAGCAACTTCACCTCTTTAAGTCAGAAGAAACTGGAGTTGGAGACCAGAGTCAATGATCTCACTGCTGGGAAAACCCAGTTACAGAGCAACTTCACCTCTTTAAGTCAAAAGAAACTGGAGTTGGAGACCAGAGTCAATGATCTCACTGCTGAGAAAAGCCAGTTACAGAGCAACTTCAACTCTTTAAGTCAGAAGAAACTGGAGTTGGAGACCAGAGTCAATGATCTCACTGCAGAGAAAAGTCAATTACAGAGCAACTTCACCTCTTTAAGTCAGAAAAAACTGGAGTTGGAGACCAGAGTCAATGATCTCACTGCTGGGAAAACCCAGTTACAGAGCAACTTCACCTCTTTAAGTCAGAAGAAACTGGAGTTGGAGACCAGAGTCAATGATCTCACTGCTGAGAAAAGCCAGTTACAGAGCAACTTCACCTCTTTAAGTCAGAAGAAACTGGAGTTGGAGACCAGAGTCAATGATCTCACTGCTGGGAAAACCCAGTTACAGAGCAACTTCACCTCTTTAAGTCAGAAGAATCTGGAGTTGGAGACCGGAGTCAATGATCTCACTGCAGAGAAAAGCCAGTTGGAGACCAGATTCAATGATCTCACTACTCAGAAAACCCAGTTACAGAGGAACTTCTATGGTCTCATTGCTGAGAAAACACAGTTACAGAGCAACTTCACCTCTTTAAGTCAGAAGAAACTGGAGTTGGAGACCAGAGTCAATGATCTCATAGCTGAGAAAAGCCAGTTGGAGACCAGAGTCAATGATCTCACTACTCAGAAAACCCAGTTACAGAGCAACTTCAACTCTTTAAGTCAGAAGAAACTGGAGTTGGAGACCAGAGTCAATAATCTCACTGCTGAGAAAAGCCAATTACAGAGCAACTTCACCTCTTTAAGTCAGAATAAACTGGAGTTGGAGACCAGAGTCAATGATCTCACTGCAGAGAAAAGCCAGTTACAGAGCAACTTCACCTCTTTAAGTCAGAAGAATCTGGAGTTGGAGACCAGAGTCAATGATCTCACTGCAGAGAAAAGCCAGTTGGAGACCAGATTCAATGATCTCACTACTCAGAAAACCCAGTTACAGAGGAACTTCTATGGTCTCATTGCTGAGAAAACCCAGTTACAGAGCAACTTCACCTCTTTAAGTCAGAAGAAACAGGAGTTGGAGACCAGAGTCAATGATCTCACTGCTGAGAAAAGCCAGTTACAGAGCAACTTCACCTCTTTAAGTCAGAAGAAACTGGAGTTGGAGACCAGAGTCAATGATCTAACAGCTGAGAAAAGCCAGTTGGAGACCAGAGTCAATGATCTCACTACTCAGAAAAGCCAGTTACAGAGCAACTTCACCTCTTTAAGTCAGAAGAAACTGGAGTTGGAGATCAGAGTCAATGATCTCACTGCTGAGAAAAGCCAGTTACAGAGCAACTTCACCTCTTTAAGTCAGAAGAAACTGGAGTTGGAGACCAGAGTCAATGATCTCACTGCTGGGAAAACCCAGTTACAGAGCAACTTCACCTCTTTAAGTCAGAAGAAACTGGAGTTGGAGACCAGAGTCAATGATCTCACTGCAGAGAAAAGCCAGTTGGAGACCAGATTCAATGATCTCACTATTCAGAAAACCCAGTTACAGAGGAACTTCTATGGTCTCATTGCTGAGAAAACACAGTTACAGAGCAACTTCACCTCTTTAAGTCAGAAGAAACTGGAGTTGGAGACCAGAGTCAATGATCTCACTGCTGGGAAAGCCCAGTTACAGAGAAACTACAACTCTGTAAGTCAGAAAAAACTGGAGTTGGAGACCAGAGTCAATGATCTCACTGCTGAGAAAAGCCAGTTGGAGACCAGAGTCAATGATCTCACTACTCAGAAAACCCAGTTACAGAGCAACTTCAACTCTTTAAGTCAGAAGAAACTGGAGTTGGAGACCAGAGTCAATGATCTCACTGCTGGGAAAGACGTGTTACAGAGGAGTTTTGACTCTTTGAATAAGAAGAAACTGGAGTTAGAAAGCAAAGTTACTTCTCTgagtgaaaaactaaagaaagaatCAACTAAACGAGGTCAGTGCATATATatagtgccttgcgaaagtattcattcCCCTTCatgccctgctgaaaaaaccagctaaaaccagcttaggctggttagctggttttagctgctttaagatggaagtagctggttttagctggtctcccagcctggccaagctggtcaagctggtctcccagccaggctggttttagctggaagtagctggttttagctggtctcccagcctggccaggctggttttagctggtttaagatggaaatagctggaagtagctggtttaagctggaagtagctggtcttagctggtttaagctggaagtagctggtcttagctggtctcccagcctggccaggctggttttagctggtttaagctggaagtagctggttttagctggtttaagctggaagtagctggttttagctggtttaaactggaagtagctggttttagctggtctcccagcctggccaggctggaagtagctggttttagctggtttaagctggaagtcttagctggtttttagcTGGCTGGAAGttaagctggtctcccagcctggccaggctggttttagctggtttaagatggaagtagctggcttttcccagcctggccaggctggttttagctggtttaagatggaagtagctggctttagctggtctcccagcctggccaagctgttgtccatttgacctaattacaaattaatcagtttgtttcaCTTACTGACAAGGTTCAATTCAAGGTAAGTTTAGTATTATAATCAGGTAGGTTAGATGATACATCTTAAATtattctagttgttaatgataatatttGAGAAGagtctaaaataaattgtagtatcaagtatagcataaaatcaagctagcactcaaaaaaaatcagcatagaactcaaatcagattaaattattgtctgaagaaatacattcaccatagttgtatgaccaaatatagtcagctgttttatttttaaggagtGTTTCGGTATTagacttttacacaaaatataaatgaaacaaacaaacagtctttatataataaataacaacctcctgcaattaaaaaaacactaggagaaaaaaaatgtatatatcttTAACAAGAAATGCTTAAAGCATAATCTGATCACGTGGATCACGTGGTGGTTTGACGCAACTGTACAGCATAttgctgtaaattttaaatctacAGAGGCGGGAATTTCTTCAACGGTCGACATTCGGGAGCAGCAATAAGAGAGATTCACAGCAGCggtaagttttttatttcacttttaatttttcattcttgGTAACTGCAGTACTATATCAAGGTGTCTACATTTGCAGTAACCGCAGATTAACGAATCCTCCGTCCGCGGGGCGCGACGGAGACTTGTGCCGGGTTTAAGGAGTGCGGTCGCGGGAGGATTTCACACATTCCCCGGCTTTAGCGGCTATAGGCGGAAAATCTCTGGGTTCCTACGGTAATAATTACACGCTTCACTGACAACAGTTGTGATTCACTGCATCGTAGCGTTGTTCAGCACACTTTCTCgtgattattttatgatgtaaatcaaatttgcaCAAGCAGTCATCTGTTAACAGGGGCGCCGAAATGAAACGCGTTAAGTTTCGCAACTCGCGGTCATCCCGTTCACGGAGGATGTAAACTATCACATAAACTCTGAACGGTGCTGTTAAAGCAGTTAACGTAAGCAGCGAGATGTGCGAGAACCTTTGATAACTTGCTACTTCGCttattgtttgattgtaatgctttttgctAATTTTGGTTTAAAGAATGAGTTAATCCAGCCCATCTTCCTGTCTGGCTTTTTCGCAGCATATATTCACTCTGGAGTGACTTTACCAGGAGGAGACAGACGGAGATTTGGAGTTCATTCAAAGGTAATGGTTGCATTCTAAGAATTTGAATAACTGAATTTTACATGTAGATTGTTAGAAGATGTTTCTCAACTCCAGAAGAGagatgatttttaagggagaatGATTCAGATATCTCAAAAGCTAAAACTAATGTGAATTACATATTGTCTGTTTCCTGACTGATTTGTAGGTATTTACGAGGAACAAAGATGTTGAAAGGAAAAGTGCCATCTAAAACCACAGGGCAAATGGTACAGAAGAAACCAGTTGAAGTGAACCCAA of the Labeo rohita strain BAU-BD-2019 unplaced genomic scaffold, IGBB_LRoh.1.0 scaffold_1408, whole genome shotgun sequence genome contains:
- the LOC127158238 gene encoding uncharacterized protein LOC127158238 translates to MELVHVYKNDNYETCSKYNEMGLERDEDIYPNQGQKLSQTEARAQNTGLSVGNKCVVWITVCFSLMCIFLVAAIVVLHNKLMAEREVQATHMLQSVSGDQSEKDKLENSFNFLSQKKLELETRVNDLNAEKDVLQRTFDSLNKKKLELESKVTSLSEELKKESSKRELETGVNDLTAEKTKLETRVNDLTAEKGQLQSNFNSLSQKKLELETRVNDLTTQKTQLQSNFTSLSQKKLELETRVNDLTAGKTQLQSNFTSLSQKKLELETRVNDLTAEKSQLQSNFNSLSQKKLELETRVNDLTAEKSQLQSNFTSLSQKKLELETRVNDLTAGKTQLQSNFTSLSQKKLELETRVNDLTAEKSQLQSNFTSLSQKKLELETRVNDLTAGKTQLQSNFTSLSQKNLELETGVNDLTAEKSQLETRFNDLTTQKTQLQRNFYGLIAEKTQLQSNFTSLSQKKLELETRVNDLIAEKSQLETRVNDLTTQKTQLQSNFNSLSQKKLELETRVNNLTAEKSQLQSNFTSLSQNKLELETRVNDLTAEKSQLQSNFTSLSQKNLELETRVNDLTAEKSQLETRFNDLTTQKTQLQRNFYGLIAEKTQLQSNFTSLSQKKQELETRVNDLTAEKSQLQSNFTSLSQKKLELETRVNDLTAEKSQLETRVNDLTTQKSQLQSNFTSLSQKKLELEIRVNDLTAEKSQLQSNFTSLSQKKLELETRVNDLTAGKTQLQSNFTSLSQKKLELETRVNDLTAEKSQLETRFNDLTIQKTQLQRNFYGLIAEKTQLQSNFTSLSQKKLELETRVNDLTAGKAQLQRNYNSVSQKKLELETRVNDLTAEKSQLETRVNDLTTQKTQLQSNFNSLSQKKLELETRVNDLTAGKDVLQRSFDSLNKKKLELESKVTSLSEKLKKESTKRGWFFLSTEKKSWSDSRQYCKDHGADLVIIKSEEKQRFISVLTTERVWIGLSDREQEGKMTWVDDSLLNQGFWLKNEPNDDGNENCIELNYKREQWGWSPLNSWNDAPCSEKKKWICEK